Sequence from the Penaeus vannamei isolate JL-2024 chromosome 25, ASM4276789v1, whole genome shotgun sequence genome:
ACCCCTTCCTTGGTAATGATTGCAACACGCACAACGCCTCCACTGCTTCCATCACGTGTCAGGGCAAGGGTCAATGCTGAGGGAGAAGAGATTTCTATGAGCACAAAGTACCTGAAAATACTAATTGGTTGCCTTCACGTGATATTTTAATAGTATAACTGAATCTGACTGATAATACAAATCATTTCAGCATTTTAACTTTGAATCATCTTTGGTAATATCacacaaagatataaaaaaactatAGATTACTTTGGCCATCttgaaaataacatcaaaacaaGTTAAGCTAGTATTTGCAGTCTTCTAAACTTTTTTTAAGTAACATAAAAATTAAGGCATAACTTCTCAGTATAAATCTGATGTCAACAtctgaagagagagaataaaagagaccaAAAACCtcaaaacaaaaaaggggaaCTTACTGTTTTTGACAAAATCAACTGTCTGTTCTTTGTTCATGTTGGGCTTGTAGGTGGCATCCACGTAACCCCACACAAAAGTACTGCCCGAACCGCCGATGGCAATGGGCTGTCGCACAATCATACCACCCAAGGGAATGGTGTACACCTGAAAGGATTAACAAACTCGTAGAGGCAAGGGGGGAGGTACAGTGTGAAACTCTCTTACTTGTTTATGCCTTATTGATGTTAATATAATTTTAGCCCTTGAATAACTCAGATCAGATTACTCTTATAGCAAGTGATATTGGCAAAAaagatctatcaatcaatcattcaatcaGTTANNNNNNNNNNNNNNNNNNNNNNNNNNNNNNNNNNNNNNNNNNNNNNNNNNNNNNNNNNNNNNNNNNNNNNNNNNNNNNNNNNNNNNNNNNNNNNNNNNNNNNNNNNNNNNNNNNNNNNNNNNNNNNNNNNNNNNNNNNNNNNNNNNNNNNNNNNNNNNNNNNNNNNNNNNNNNNNNNNNNNNNNNNNNNNNNNNNNNNNNNNNNNNNNNNNNNNNNNNNNNNNNNNNNNNNNNNNNNNNNNNNNNNNNNNNNNNNNNNNNNNNNNNNNNNNNNNNNNNNNNNNNNNNNNNNNNNNNNNNNNNNNNNNNNNNNNNNNNNNNNNNNNNNNNNNNNNNNNNNNNNNNNNNNNNNNNNNNNNNNNNNNNNNNNNNNNNNNNNNNNNNNNNNNNNNNNNNNNNNNNNNNNNNNNNNNNNNNNNNNNNNNNNNNNNNNNNNNNNNNNNNNNNNNNNNNNNNNNNNNNNNNNNNNNNNNNNNNNNNNNNNNNNNNNNNNNNNNNNNNTTTCGGGGCTTGGCGTCTTGTCGCTCGCCTGACCCGCTTCCACAATTCCTTGAGGCTGGTCTAGTGACCAAAGGACTGGCACCATTCTAGCCATTTTCCCTGCATTACTTTGTTGGCAGTTTCcgtggcatccacaacagcttccctcaagaGGGTTAGCTTGTCGGGAGTTCTTCGCCGTCGGGagttttttctgcacatgttTACTCtatggttgacctctttgatctcactatagtaccaggcgtctttgtgagttctggaccatggacgagttttgggtaTGGTTTGTGATGGTGCCTGATTTATGACCTGGACTAGTCCTGCCTCAAGCAAGCccacattttcattgttttggGGTTCACTGTCTCTCAGACAGCGGGCCAAGCCTTTCTGGAAGGCTTGctagttggccttgtctgttttccatttgggGATATGTTACggtctttgggctggacgtgCATCCGCGAGGGTAGTGACTGTGCCATAGTGATCATTTGTAACCGTATCATCTACACACCACCGGTGTGTAGATGAAAGGTAAGGTCCAGGACTCCTCCCTTCACATGCATTGGTTCTTGGGCGTTGAGaggagcgatctcagggaatgtgtcAAGCATCTCTGCAATATGAATGCCtcccgcgttcggccttttgccaAGGTGTGCactgaagtctccccctatgatcactcggtcttgtgctgcagtgacacagacctggtttaaatctagGCTCTATACATTGTATATAGTATAGAGGGCCCCCAGGCAagtgaatctcaacagcaagagattcaacgccatctccacagtgcAGCGGGTTGGCttttaaggagcacgggattgctTCTTTGACCAGGGTCATTAGGCCTCTAGCAGCATTCAAGTTTGGAGTGGCGAAGACGTAGTAACCTGAGAAGCGAACATTAACTATGGGtaatgtctcctggagcatgacgatgtcaatgctccttgctcgcactattgattgGAGAAATGAGCTTTTTCTATTATAGCTACAGATGTTCCACTGTAGAATGCTTaaattgtgtgccatgatggttactcagagagTCACTTACATCATAATCGTTTCCAGCCTCAGAAGCCTCAGGGCTGGTGGCATCTGACATGTATAGATCATCGTTGATTGAGGATCG
This genomic interval carries:
- the LOC138866468 gene encoding proteasome subunit beta type-6-like → MIVRQPIAIGGSGSTFVWGYVDATYKPNMNKEQTVDFVKNTLTLALTRDGSSGGVVRVAIITKEGVERRVFLHNELPEFYQG